A genomic window from Nicotiana sylvestris chromosome 11, ASM39365v2, whole genome shotgun sequence includes:
- the LOC104232321 gene encoding peroxidase 16-like, producing MENQRKSLLFPLVIVLFFLLNATAFAQLRSDFYKNTCPNVESLVRAAVRQKFQQTFVTAPATLRLFFHDCFVRGCDASMLLSSPNRKAEKDHPDNLSLAGDGFDTVVKAKAAVDKDSKCRNKVSCADILALATREVVSMTGGPFYQVELGRRDGRVSTLAGVQHQLPGEGFNLDQLNTMFARHGLSQTDMIALSGAHTLGFSHCSKFSKRLYNFSPKSRVDPTLNRQYAAQLRQMCPIRVDPRIAINMDPTTPNTFDNAYFKNLQQGKGLFVSDQILFTDPRSRNTVNFFASNNDAFKQAFATAMIKLGRVGVLTGNQGEIRFDCTRQN from the exons ATGGAGAATCAAAGAAAAAGTTTGCTGTTTCCTTTGGTTATTGTTCTCTTCTTCTTGCTGAATGCTACTGCTTTTGCTCAGTTAAGAAGTGATTTCTACAAAAACACATGCCCAAATGTTGAGTCTCTGGTTCGTGCTGCGGTTAGACAGAAATTTCAGCAGACTTTTGTTACTGCTCCAGCAACTCTCCGACTCTTCTTCCATGATTGCTTTGTCCGT GGGTGTGATGCTTCAATGCTATTGTCGTCACCAAATAGAAAAGCAGAAAAGGACCATCCAGATAATCTTTCATTAGCAGGTGATGGATTTGACACTGTTGTCAAAGCCAAAGCAGCTGTGGACAAGGATTCCAAATGCCGTAACAAAGTCTCATGTGCTGATATTTTGGCTTTGGCCACTAGAGAAGTCGTTTCTATG ACTGGAGGCCCATTTTACCAAGTGGAATTGGGCCGTCGTGATGGGAGAGTTTCTACATTAGCAGGAGTCCAACATCAACTTCCAGGGGAGGGATTCAACCTAGACCAGCTCAATACCATGTTTGCCAGACATGGCCTTAGCCAGACTGATATGATTGCATTGTCAG GTGCACATACCCTTGGTTTCTCCCATTGCAGTAAATTCTCCAAGAGACTCTACAATTTCAGCCCAAAAAGCAGAGTTGACCCGACCCTAAACCGACAATACGCCGCACAACTCAGGCAAATGTGCCCAATACGGGTTGACCCGAGAATTGCCATTAACATGGATCCAACAACACCAAATACCTTTGACAACGCttacttcaaaaatcttcaaCAAGGAAAAGGTCTTTTTGTCTCTGATCAGATTCTGTTCACTGATCCAAGATCAAGAAATACTGTCAACTTTTTTGCTTCTAACAATGATGCTTTTAAACAAGCTTTTGCTACTGCCATGATAAAGTTGGGTCGGGTCGGAGTTTTGACCGGTAACCAGGGTGAGATCCGATTCGACTGCACTAGACAAAATTAG